The Saprospiraceae bacterium genome contains the following window.
TCCACGAATTTGTCGCCTCATCTTGTTTTCTTCAGCATACTGAATTCCTGCAACCATTTGTTTAAATAATTTATATGATTGAGAAAATTCCTCATCCACTAAAAGTCTCTCCTCAAATGCAGCCTTCTGATTTTCATCCAAGGTGCCGGACAGGTACTGATCAAACAAATCCAATTGATTAATTTCTGATTTCATCATGTGATTATAATTTAACTAAATTCTGGAATTCTTCATGTTGAAGTAGTTTTTTCCGAAGTTCATTCATACACCGACTCTTCTTAACTTTTACAAAATCTTGAGAATAGCCTAATACACCTGCGATTTCATTCATTGATTTCCGTTCGAAATAAAACAATTTCAACATATCTCTACATTCTTCTTTAAGAAAGGTCATTGTACGCTCTACAATTGCATACTGAGCCTCCTGGTTATCACTCTGCTCAAAATAATTATTCGGATCCATGTGATTGTCTAATAAATCAGAATCTTCATAAATTCCACGCCGACTTCTGAGTTTATACAACCACATCTTTGTAACAACAGCATACAAATAACTGGCTACTTTCACATTAAGCTCAAATGTTTGCTCCCGTAACTTTCTTACCAAAACGATCAAAGCTTCCTGAAAAACATCTTCTGCGTCTTCACGCGTACCACTGTTGTTGGTGATGTAATGCAAGGTACTTGCAAAGTGTTCGCGAAATAAAAAACTGAATGCCCTGTCTTGTCCATCGCGTAGTTCCTGAATAAGTTGTTCTTCTTTCATGCTTTTAAATTCATTTAAACTGTTAACGAATATTTGTATTGAAATGATTCCACAAAATCAATAAAACTGCTCAAAATGGTTCTTTAGTAGTATTTTAAAAAGCAAAAGAAGCATTTAGAATTTTGACGCTGTAATCAGATTTTCAATTCCGTACCAATCCGGAAACAGCCCACAAATTATAGCATAATATACTTAATTTGAATACAATACAAATAGTCTTTACCATTAATGTATTTAACTGCTTCCTTATTAAAAGTATGTACAAATAACTATTTGATTTCAAATTATCTCTATTCCAGGTGAATCCCAAAACTACATTTTCAGGATGGCCTTTTATACAGCATACCTTTGAAATATAAATTTTACAACCATGAAGAAAATTATTTTATCACTTTGCATCCTGATCCTAGCAGAATGTGCAATCGCTCAAGATAAACTAATTGAGTGCTTAAATAAACTAAGCACATCTAAAGAAATTGGAATTGACTCCAGCACACCCTTCACGTATTTAAATGTTGCTTACAATACGGACTTATTACAATCAGAACGATTGCCAGAATCAGTTAAAGCATCGTACTTACTGGAATATCAGGGTAAATGGGAACAAGCAAAAGCAATTTTAAATCATTTTATTACCCAAGAGGCATTTTGTAGAATGGACATTCAATCCCAATACTATTTACAATTAAAATTAATACAATTACAAATACAAGTAAATGCTTTCAGCTTGGCCCATGTAGGCCTGAACGAACTAATGTCTGAAGTAAAATCATCAAACTCTCCTCTATCAGTTATCAACAGCCTGATTGCATTAAAATTACAAACCATCCTCAATTATAATAAAACCAATGATACTGCTTGGATTCAATCCTTCGAACTTACATTAAACCAGATAGTACCAAAATTATACCCTGAGCACG
Protein-coding sequences here:
- a CDS encoding sigma-70 family RNA polymerase sigma factor, with the protein product MKEEQLIQELRDGQDRAFSFLFREHFASTLHYITNNSGTREDAEDVFQEALIVLVRKLREQTFELNVKVASYLYAVVTKMWLYKLRSRRGIYEDSDLLDNHMDPNNYFEQSDNQEAQYAIVERTMTFLKEECRDMLKLFYFERKSMNEIAGVLGYSQDFVKVKKSRCMNELRKKLLQHEEFQNLVKL